The proteins below are encoded in one region of Nocardioides marmorisolisilvae:
- a CDS encoding helix-turn-helix domain-containing protein, producing the protein MVATLTRRLVSIGDAADALAVSTRTVRRYIADGQLEAVRLGRKTLRIKVDSIERFIDARPVGNWR; encoded by the coding sequence ATGGTTGCCACCCTTACCCGACGACTCGTCTCAATTGGCGACGCGGCTGACGCGCTCGCTGTCTCGACGAGAACGGTCCGCCGCTACATCGCTGACGGCCAACTCGAAGCCGTACGGCTCGGGCGCAAGACGCTGCGGATCAAGGTCGACTCGATCGAGCGGTTCATCGATGCCCGGCCGGTGGGGAACTGGCGATGA
- a CDS encoding aminotransferase class IV: MRVWVNDRLLEHADEPAVTAADHGLTVGDGVFEAIKVVDGEPFALTRHLERLTRSAAGLGLPEPDHDRVRGAVEATIAGQDLPLGRIRITWTGGPAPMGSGRGDSGATLVVATGTAEPWEPATRVVTVPWPRNEHGALAGLKTTSYAENVVALARAHQAGASEAIFGNTAGHLCEGTGTNVFYVLDGELRTPTLASGCLAGVTRALVLEWYGGREVDGPLDVLERASEIFLTSTTRDVQPVTRCDARELEVGPITRAVQESWAQRQTTDLDP, translated from the coding sequence GTGCGGGTATGGGTCAACGACAGGTTGCTGGAGCATGCCGACGAGCCCGCGGTCACGGCCGCTGACCACGGACTCACCGTGGGCGACGGGGTGTTCGAGGCGATCAAGGTGGTCGACGGCGAGCCCTTCGCGCTCACCAGACACCTCGAGCGGCTGACTCGCTCGGCGGCCGGCCTCGGCCTGCCCGAGCCGGACCACGATCGGGTCAGGGGGGCGGTGGAGGCCACCATCGCGGGTCAGGACCTGCCACTAGGCCGGATCCGGATCACCTGGACCGGCGGCCCCGCCCCGATGGGGTCGGGTCGTGGCGACTCCGGCGCGACGCTGGTGGTGGCCACCGGCACTGCGGAGCCTTGGGAGCCGGCGACGCGTGTGGTGACGGTCCCATGGCCCCGCAACGAGCACGGAGCGCTCGCCGGGCTCAAGACCACGTCGTACGCCGAGAACGTGGTCGCCCTGGCGCGTGCCCACCAGGCAGGTGCGAGTGAGGCGATCTTCGGCAACACCGCCGGCCATCTGTGCGAGGGCACCGGGACCAATGTCTTCTACGTGCTCGACGGCGAGCTGCGCACGCCGACGCTCGCGTCAGGCTGTCTCGCCGGTGTCACCCGCGCGCTCGTCCTGGAGTGGTACGGCGGCCGCGAGGTCGACGGACCGCTCGACGTGCTGGAGCGGGCCAGCGAGATCTTCCTGACCTCGACCACCCGCGACGTCCAGCCGGTGACACGCTGCGATGCGCGCGAGCTCGAGGTGGGCCCGATCACCCGGGCGGTCCAGGAATCGTGGGCTCAGCGGCAGACGACCGACCTCGACCCCTGA
- a CDS encoding SsgA family sporulation/cell division regulator produces MSERVDAKREQGSVVQAVTLRLVHKPGSAAVEADLVYCTEDPYAVSVVFKEPGNEVTWTFSRDLIATGIHSPSGIGDVLLWPCLDDGGNAVVMLELVSPDGSALLEGQSSDISTFVQRALALVPLGEESALLDVDAAVASLLT; encoded by the coding sequence ATGTCCGAGCGGGTTGACGCCAAGCGTGAGCAGGGCAGCGTCGTGCAGGCCGTGACGCTGCGCCTGGTGCACAAGCCCGGCTCTGCCGCCGTCGAGGCCGACCTCGTGTATTGCACGGAGGACCCCTACGCCGTCAGCGTCGTGTTCAAGGAGCCCGGCAACGAGGTGACGTGGACCTTCAGCCGCGACCTGATCGCCACCGGGATCCACTCCCCCAGTGGTATCGGCGACGTGCTGCTGTGGCCCTGCCTCGACGACGGGGGCAACGCGGTGGTGATGCTGGAGCTGGTCTCGCCGGACGGGTCTGCGCTCCTCGAGGGTCAGAGCAGCGACATCAGCACGTTCGTGCAGCGTGCCCTGGCGCTGGTGCCACTCGGTGAGGAATCGGCCCTGTTGGATGTCGACGCCGCCGTCGCGTCCCTGCTGACCTGA
- a CDS encoding MFS transporter, translating to MRGWRRALPPPGLARRLSLLSGLYAIGSGVFLAGNAVFFTQVVGLSPAKVGLGLSIAGVAAFVVSVPAGRLADRHGVRGVWAAGCLVEGLLYLAYPWVRGFGPFVAMVVALAVAVAAGSAGRGGYSLAAIPRGERVRVLAFVRSFLNIGFTGGALISGLALGLGDRDVIELLPLVTGAVLVCTAALIRRLPRPDRLMPEPEVVVPARVDGHADGHSVMRNRAFVGLSMLNGQLSVNQVLLVVVLPLWLVEATDAPRAALAWLYGTNTVLAVLLQVPTARGSETLAGALRAARVAALAVTAACGLAMATHWTHGWPTVAVLWCAYVAVTAAELYSSASSWGMLSELTDPARRAEYQGAWRLGTQFQTMAGPALCTWLAVTWSPFGFLVIAGIAVAAALGMPPLIAAARRTAGEDAAAGRLPELESTVDPVTTEAGGAGIGTTEPRAEKPTGTLPASADTIGGSPSDPPIRGVPSCPTYPSRSSPPPATPSAR from the coding sequence ATGAGGGGCTGGCGCCGGGCACTTCCACCGCCAGGTCTGGCGCGCCGCCTCTCGCTGTTGTCGGGTCTCTATGCCATCGGTTCCGGAGTGTTCCTGGCCGGCAACGCGGTGTTCTTCACCCAGGTCGTGGGCCTCTCGCCTGCCAAGGTCGGCCTCGGCCTGTCGATCGCCGGTGTTGCGGCGTTCGTGGTGTCGGTGCCTGCGGGCCGGCTGGCGGACCGGCACGGCGTCCGGGGGGTCTGGGCGGCGGGCTGCCTGGTCGAGGGCCTGCTCTACCTCGCCTACCCGTGGGTCCGCGGCTTCGGGCCCTTCGTCGCCATGGTGGTCGCGTTGGCCGTCGCCGTGGCGGCCGGCTCCGCGGGGCGGGGCGGCTACAGCCTGGCTGCCATCCCGCGCGGCGAACGAGTCCGCGTCCTCGCGTTCGTGCGGAGCTTCCTCAACATCGGCTTCACCGGTGGCGCCCTGATCAGCGGCCTCGCGCTGGGGCTCGGCGACCGGGACGTGATCGAGCTGTTGCCCCTCGTCACCGGGGCCGTGCTGGTCTGCACGGCGGCACTGATCCGTCGGCTGCCGCGGCCCGACCGGCTCATGCCGGAGCCCGAAGTCGTGGTTCCGGCACGAGTGGATGGGCACGCGGATGGGCACTCCGTGATGCGCAACAGGGCGTTCGTCGGCCTCTCGATGCTCAACGGCCAGCTCAGCGTCAACCAGGTGCTCCTCGTGGTGGTGCTGCCGCTGTGGCTGGTGGAGGCCACCGACGCGCCCCGCGCGGCGCTGGCGTGGCTCTACGGCACCAACACCGTCCTCGCCGTGCTGCTGCAGGTCCCGACCGCTCGAGGCTCGGAGACGCTGGCCGGGGCGCTCCGCGCGGCACGGGTGGCGGCCCTCGCGGTGACTGCCGCCTGCGGCCTGGCCATGGCCACCCACTGGACGCACGGCTGGCCCACCGTCGCGGTGCTGTGGTGTGCCTACGTGGCGGTCACCGCCGCCGAGCTCTATAGCTCCGCGTCGTCGTGGGGGATGCTGTCCGAGCTCACCGACCCCGCTCGACGCGCCGAGTACCAGGGCGCGTGGCGGCTCGGCACCCAGTTCCAGACCATGGCCGGTCCGGCGCTGTGCACCTGGCTGGCGGTCACCTGGAGCCCGTTCGGCTTCCTGGTGATCGCAGGGATCGCGGTCGCCGCGGCGTTGGGCATGCCGCCGCTGATCGCGGCCGCCCGGCGTACGGCGGGGGAGGACGCCGCCGCCGGCCGGCTACCCGAGCTCGAGTCGACCGTCGACCCCGTCACGACCGAGGCCGGCGGAGCAGGCATCGGCACGACGGAACCGCGGGCGGAGAAACCCACGGGCACCCTCCCCGCCAGCGCCGATACGATCGGCGGGTCCCCGTCCGACCCGCCCATCCGAGGAGTCCCGTCGTGTCCGACGTACCCATCAAGGTCATCACCCCCGCCGGCGACGCCGAGCGCACGGTGA
- the thrS gene encoding threonine--tRNA ligase, which produces MSDVPIKVITPAGDAERTVTAGTKAWELFRDDPDVVAARVNGELRDLAHELFADDEVEGVVIDSPDGRAILRHSTAHVMAQAVQQLYPDARLGIGPPIENGFYYDFDVETPFVPDDLDKIESLMRKIIKANQRFSRRVVSDDDARAELSDEPYKLELIGLKGPSAASGAGVDEIAEGASAEVGAGELTIYDNLDRNGDLAWKDLCRGPHLPTTKRIPAFKLMRTAAAYWRGNEKNKQLQRIYGTAWESKEALAEHLHRLEEAEKRDHRKLGRELDLFSFPDEIGSGLAVFHPKGGVIKREMEDYVRRRHIEEGFEYVGTPHITKEGLFHTSGHLPYYEETMFPPMELENARYFLKAMNCPMHNLIYQSRQRSYRELPLRLFEFGGVYRYEKSGVVHGLTRVRGMTQDDSHSYVTPEQAPDEVKHLLSFVLGLLKDFGLDEFYLELSTRDDRRKDKFIGTDEQWETATRVLEQVGDETGLDLVPDPGGAAFYGPKISVQARDAIGRTWQLSTIQYDFGQPTGFGLTYTAADGSHQQPVMIHSAKFGSIERFIGVLTEHYAGAFPPWLAPVQVEGIPIAERHVDYLYDVARRLKARGLRAEVDDSDDRMQKKIRNAQLQKVPFMMIAGDDDVAAGAVSFRYRDGRQDNGVPVDEAIDRVASAVASREQV; this is translated from the coding sequence GTGTCCGACGTACCCATCAAGGTCATCACCCCCGCCGGCGACGCCGAGCGCACGGTGACGGCGGGCACGAAGGCGTGGGAGCTCTTCCGCGACGACCCCGACGTCGTCGCCGCCCGGGTCAACGGTGAGCTGAGAGACCTCGCCCACGAGCTGTTCGCCGACGACGAGGTCGAGGGCGTCGTGATCGACAGCCCGGACGGGCGCGCGATCCTGCGGCACTCCACTGCGCACGTGATGGCCCAGGCCGTGCAGCAGCTCTATCCGGACGCCAGGCTCGGCATCGGTCCGCCGATCGAGAACGGCTTCTACTACGACTTCGACGTTGAGACCCCCTTCGTGCCGGACGACCTCGACAAGATCGAGTCCCTGATGCGCAAGATCATCAAGGCCAACCAACGGTTCTCCCGTCGGGTGGTGTCCGACGACGACGCTCGCGCCGAGCTCTCCGACGAGCCCTACAAGCTGGAGCTGATCGGCCTCAAGGGTCCATCGGCAGCCTCAGGCGCCGGGGTCGATGAGATCGCGGAGGGCGCGTCTGCGGAGGTCGGCGCCGGCGAATTGACGATCTACGACAACCTCGATCGCAACGGTGACCTGGCCTGGAAGGACCTCTGCCGCGGGCCGCACCTGCCCACCACCAAGCGGATCCCCGCCTTCAAGCTGATGCGCACCGCAGCGGCGTACTGGCGGGGCAACGAGAAGAACAAGCAGCTGCAGCGCATCTACGGCACCGCGTGGGAGTCCAAGGAGGCGCTGGCCGAGCACCTGCACCGGCTCGAGGAGGCCGAGAAGCGCGACCACCGCAAGCTCGGCCGTGAGCTGGACCTGTTCAGCTTCCCGGACGAGATCGGCTCCGGGCTCGCCGTCTTCCACCCCAAGGGCGGCGTGATCAAGCGGGAGATGGAGGACTACGTCCGGCGTCGGCACATCGAGGAGGGCTTCGAGTACGTCGGCACGCCGCACATCACCAAGGAGGGGCTGTTCCACACCTCCGGGCACCTGCCGTACTACGAGGAGACCATGTTCCCGCCGATGGAGCTGGAGAACGCGCGGTACTTCCTCAAGGCGATGAACTGCCCGATGCACAACCTGATCTACCAGTCCCGGCAGCGCTCCTATCGTGAGCTGCCCTTACGGCTGTTCGAGTTCGGTGGCGTCTACCGCTACGAGAAGTCCGGGGTGGTGCACGGGCTGACCCGGGTGCGTGGGATGACCCAGGACGACTCACACTCCTACGTCACCCCCGAGCAGGCGCCCGACGAGGTCAAGCACCTGCTGTCCTTCGTGCTCGGCCTGCTCAAGGACTTCGGGCTCGACGAGTTCTACCTCGAGCTGTCCACCCGCGACGACAGGCGCAAGGACAAGTTCATCGGCACCGACGAGCAGTGGGAGACCGCGACCCGGGTGCTGGAGCAGGTCGGCGACGAGACCGGGCTCGATCTGGTGCCGGACCCGGGGGGCGCGGCGTTCTACGGTCCGAAGATCTCCGTGCAGGCGCGCGATGCGATCGGCCGGACCTGGCAGCTGTCGACGATCCAGTACGACTTCGGCCAGCCGACCGGCTTCGGGCTCACCTACACCGCCGCGGACGGGTCCCACCAGCAGCCGGTGATGATTCACTCCGCCAAGTTCGGCTCGATCGAGCGGTTCATCGGCGTGCTCACCGAGCACTACGCCGGCGCGTTCCCGCCTTGGCTCGCGCCGGTGCAGGTGGAGGGGATCCCGATCGCCGAGCGGCACGTCGACTACCTCTACGACGTCGCACGCAGGCTGAAGGCGAGGGGGCTGCGCGCCGAGGTCGACGACTCCGACGACCGGATGCAGAAGAAGATCCGCAACGCGCAGCTGCAGAAGGTGCCGTTCATGATGATCGCCGGCGATGACGACGTCGCGGCGGGCGCAGTGAGCTTCCGATACCGCGACGGCCGGCAGGACAACGGTGTCCCGGTCGATGAGGCGATCGATCGCGTCGCCTCCGCCGTGGCCTCGCGCGAGCAGGTCTGA
- a CDS encoding HIT family protein yields the protein MGHEHVDEEIRQDGVGEADELERLWTPYRMAYIRGENKPTDESVGECPFCRIGSVDDDERTLVVHRGRASFVVLNLYPYAAGHLMVCPFRHVSDYTELDDTETGELAALTKRAMSVLRSVSHAQGFNIGMNQGSVAGAGIAAHLHQHVVPRWGGDQNFMPIIGHTKTLPELLHDTRRLLADAW from the coding sequence GTGGGCCACGAGCACGTGGACGAGGAGATCCGCCAGGACGGAGTCGGGGAGGCAGACGAGCTCGAGCGGCTGTGGACGCCGTACCGGATGGCCTACATCCGCGGTGAGAACAAGCCCACCGACGAGAGCGTGGGGGAGTGCCCGTTCTGCCGGATCGGATCGGTCGATGACGACGAGCGCACGCTGGTCGTGCACCGGGGCCGGGCCAGCTTCGTGGTCCTGAACCTCTACCCGTACGCCGCCGGCCACCTGATGGTGTGCCCGTTCCGGCACGTCTCCGACTACACCGAGCTCGACGACACCGAGACCGGTGAGCTCGCCGCTCTGACCAAGCGCGCGATGAGCGTGCTGCGGTCGGTCAGCCACGCCCAGGGGTTCAACATCGGCATGAACCAGGGGTCGGTCGCAGGAGCGGGCATCGCCGCGCACCTGCACCAGCACGTGGTGCCCCGCTGGGGCGGCGACCAGAACTTCATGCCGATCATCGGGCACACCAAGACACTGCCCGAGCTGCTGCACGACACGCGCAGGCTGCTCGCCGACGCGTGGTGA
- a CDS encoding inositol monophosphatase family protein, which produces MTDLTADAALAADLVREAGALANELRGPDLVAEEKTSVSDLVTAADRAAERLVTDHLAAWRPDDGVIGEEGASRTSTSGRTWVIDPVDGTYNFVQGLTWWCSAVALVADDDVLLGAVYHPHEDALYVGGPGLPSTRNGELLHPMTDVALADACLTTYLHPPLYGGPVGEVFGRMVGRAATLRMLGSGTLDSMAVAQGQAHVRCQHSVAAWDWLPGAAIIRGAGGAARRTEAGGVVWSVAGAPTAVDEVCAALADR; this is translated from the coding sequence ATGACCGACCTGACTGCAGACGCAGCCCTGGCCGCCGACCTCGTCCGGGAGGCCGGGGCTCTTGCCAACGAGCTGCGGGGGCCGGACCTGGTCGCCGAGGAGAAGACCTCGGTCTCCGACCTGGTCACCGCGGCCGACCGTGCCGCGGAGCGGTTGGTCACCGACCACCTCGCGGCGTGGCGACCCGACGACGGGGTGATCGGCGAGGAGGGCGCATCGCGGACGAGCACCTCCGGGCGCACCTGGGTCATCGACCCGGTGGACGGCACCTACAACTTCGTCCAGGGACTCACCTGGTGGTGCTCCGCGGTGGCTCTCGTGGCCGACGACGACGTCCTGCTCGGGGCGGTCTACCACCCGCACGAGGACGCGCTCTACGTCGGCGGGCCGGGGCTCCCCTCGACCCGCAACGGTGAGCTGCTGCACCCGATGACCGATGTCGCCCTGGCCGACGCCTGCCTGACCACCTACCTCCACCCACCGCTGTACGGCGGTCCCGTGGGTGAGGTGTTCGGCCGGATGGTCGGCCGGGCGGCGACCCTGCGGATGCTCGGCTCGGGCACGCTCGACTCGATGGCGGTGGCCCAGGGCCAGGCACACGTGCGCTGCCAGCACTCGGTGGCCGCGTGGGACTGGCTCCCCGGAGCCGCGATCATCCGCGGGGCCGGCGGCGCGGCCCGCCGTACCGAGGCCGGCGGGGTGGTGTGGTCCGTGGCCGGCGCGCCCACGGCGGTGGACGAGGTCTGTGCCGCCCTCGCGGACCGGTAG
- the pgsA gene encoding phosphatidylinositol phosphate synthase has product MLERFRQFWTRFWAPVAHLFIRAGISPNTVTFVGTVGVVAGALIFFPRGGLIWGVLVITAFVFSDIIDGYMARTTGQVSPFGAFWDSTLDRIGDAAIFGGLAMYYVGPGDNHWFAALAIYCLSMGSVTSYARARAESLGMQAKVGIAERADRLVSILVITGLADIVNRAGVGRDALYAIPVTLGVLAIASTITVFQRVVVVHQQALALVAQVPDDGAAPSTSRDGSPG; this is encoded by the coding sequence ATGCTTGAGAGATTCCGCCAGTTCTGGACCCGCTTCTGGGCCCCCGTCGCGCACCTGTTCATCAGGGCGGGGATCAGCCCCAACACGGTCACCTTCGTCGGCACCGTCGGCGTGGTCGCCGGTGCGCTGATCTTCTTCCCCCGCGGTGGCCTGATCTGGGGTGTCCTGGTCATCACTGCCTTCGTCTTCAGCGACATCATCGACGGCTACATGGCGCGGACGACCGGCCAGGTCTCGCCGTTCGGGGCCTTCTGGGACTCGACCCTGGATCGGATCGGGGACGCCGCGATCTTCGGTGGCCTGGCGATGTACTACGTCGGTCCCGGCGACAACCATTGGTTCGCGGCGCTGGCGATCTACTGCCTGAGCATGGGCTCGGTCACCTCCTATGCCCGGGCTCGGGCCGAGTCGCTGGGGATGCAGGCCAAGGTCGGGATCGCCGAGCGGGCCGACCGGCTGGTGTCGATCCTGGTCATCACCGGTCTGGCCGACATCGTCAACCGCGCCGGGGTGGGCAGGGACGCGCTCTACGCCATCCCGGTCACCCTCGGGGTACTCGCCATCGCCAGCACGATCACCGTGTTCCAGCGGGTCGTGGTCGTGCACCAGCAGGCCCTGGCGCTCGTCGCGCAGGTCCCCGATGACGGCGCCGCTCCGTCGACGTCCCGCGACGGTTCCCCCGGCTGA
- the pdxS gene encoding pyridoxal 5'-phosphate synthase lyase subunit PdxS: protein MAQTQEQTPTSTPGTGTSRVKRGMAEMLKGGVIMDVVTSEQAKIAEDAGAVAVMALERVPADIRAQGGVSRMSDPDMIDSIIEAVSIPVMAKARIGHFAEAQVLQSLGVDYIDESEVLTPADYVNHIDKWAFTVPFVCGATNLGEALRRISEGAAMIRSKGEAGTGDVSNAVTHMRTIRREIRRLTVLSEDELFVAAKELAAPYDLVKEVAAAGKLPVVLFTAGGIATPADAAMMMQLGAEGVFVGSGIFKSGNPAQRAEAIVKATTFHDDPDVVAKVSRGLGEAMVGINVDEIPAPHRLAERGW, encoded by the coding sequence ATGGCACAGACCCAGGAACAGACCCCCACCTCCACCCCCGGAACCGGCACCTCGCGCGTCAAGCGCGGCATGGCCGAGATGCTCAAGGGCGGTGTGATCATGGACGTGGTCACCTCCGAGCAGGCGAAGATCGCCGAGGACGCCGGTGCGGTCGCGGTGATGGCGCTGGAGCGGGTGCCCGCGGACATTCGGGCGCAGGGTGGCGTGTCCCGGATGAGCGACCCGGACATGATCGACTCGATCATCGAGGCGGTCTCGATCCCGGTGATGGCCAAGGCCCGGATCGGGCACTTCGCCGAGGCCCAGGTGCTGCAGAGCCTGGGCGTGGACTACATCGACGAGTCCGAGGTGCTGACTCCGGCCGACTATGTCAACCACATCGACAAGTGGGCGTTCACGGTGCCGTTCGTGTGCGGGGCCACCAACCTTGGTGAGGCCCTGCGGCGGATCTCCGAGGGCGCCGCGATGATCCGCTCCAAGGGCGAGGCGGGCACCGGTGACGTGTCCAACGCGGTCACCCACATGCGCACGATCCGCCGGGAGATCCGTCGGCTGACGGTGCTCAGCGAGGACGAGCTGTTCGTGGCGGCCAAGGAGCTGGCGGCGCCGTACGACCTGGTCAAGGAGGTCGCTGCGGCCGGGAAGCTGCCCGTGGTGCTGTTCACCGCGGGCGGGATCGCGACGCCGGCGGATGCGGCGATGATGATGCAACTGGGGGCCGAGGGTGTCTTCGTCGGCTCGGGCATCTTCAAGTCCGGCAATCCCGCACAGCGTGCCGAGGCGATCGTCAAGGCGACCACCTTCCACGACGACCCCGACGTGGTCGCCAAGGTGTCCCGCGGGCTGGGCGAGGCGATGGTCGGCATCAACGTCGACGAGATCCCGGCCCCGCACCGCCTCGCCGAGCGCGGCTGGTGA
- a CDS encoding DUF6891 domain-containing protein, translating into MTDLAHTRGWVRDLVRSGLMSAQQQYDEVRAAIAEDHPDLPADETARAWIAEAEADWASDASAWPDRTDFDLLQRALTQVQARGLMVLQGCPDHWSAKAALEHAPECRGIVWFTPPDVWHAIDEAMLEVNLWHPTTANAAPGDALLDEVLEVFAVQGLPARFDEGRIEVTARWQRRPGE; encoded by the coding sequence GTGACTGACCTCGCGCACACCCGTGGGTGGGTGCGCGACCTGGTGCGGTCGGGACTGATGTCTGCGCAGCAGCAGTACGACGAGGTCCGCGCCGCGATCGCCGAGGACCACCCCGACCTGCCCGCCGACGAGACCGCGCGCGCCTGGATCGCAGAGGCCGAGGCTGACTGGGCGTCCGACGCCTCGGCCTGGCCGGATCGCACCGACTTCGACCTGTTGCAGCGTGCCCTGACGCAGGTCCAGGCGCGCGGCCTCATGGTCCTGCAGGGCTGCCCCGACCACTGGTCGGCGAAGGCGGCGCTGGAGCACGCTCCGGAGTGCCGGGGGATCGTCTGGTTCACCCCGCCGGACGTCTGGCACGCGATCGACGAGGCGATGCTCGAGGTCAACCTCTGGCACCCGACCACCGCCAACGCGGCGCCCGGCGACGCCCTGCTGGACGAGGTCCTGGAGGTGTTCGCGGTCCAGGGGCTGCCGGCGCGCTTCGACGAGGGGCGGATCGAGGTGACCGCGCGGTGGCAACGCCGTCCCGGCGAGTGA
- a CDS encoding AurF N-oxygenase family protein: MTAIETERLTADKLTYDEKLRTLSEGSVHQHFDPWTDIDWDAAGFVVDASDPRWVLPETDALGRHPWYRALPLERQIEVGLWRQANVAKVGLQFENVLIRGLMEHVMTLPNGSAEFRYCTHEATEETHHTQMFQEFVNRTGADVPGGPAYFRALATFLPLAARYLPSVFFIGVLAGEEPIDHVQKAILRAGDEMHPLLQRIMQIHVAEEARHISFAHEYLKRRVPRQGRLQRAALSVVFPVVMRVLCDVIMVPGKEMTRDVGVPKDVLDEVFWDSPDGHRLLRELFSDVRMLAEELDLMNPVSRRVWRLLRIDGRPARYRSEPAAA, translated from the coding sequence ATGACCGCGATCGAGACCGAACGACTCACCGCCGACAAGCTCACGTACGACGAGAAGCTCCGCACGCTGTCGGAGGGCTCGGTCCACCAGCACTTCGACCCGTGGACCGACATCGACTGGGATGCCGCCGGCTTCGTCGTCGACGCCAGCGACCCGCGCTGGGTGCTGCCGGAGACCGACGCGCTCGGCCGGCACCCTTGGTACCGGGCCCTCCCGCTCGAGCGACAGATCGAGGTCGGACTCTGGCGTCAGGCCAACGTCGCGAAGGTCGGGCTGCAGTTCGAGAACGTGCTGATCCGCGGGCTGATGGAGCACGTGATGACGCTGCCCAACGGGTCGGCCGAGTTCCGCTACTGCACCCATGAGGCCACCGAGGAGACCCACCACACCCAGATGTTCCAGGAGTTCGTCAACCGCACCGGGGCCGACGTACCCGGCGGGCCGGCGTACTTCCGTGCGCTGGCGACGTTCCTGCCGCTCGCCGCCCGCTACCTGCCGTCGGTGTTCTTCATCGGCGTGCTCGCCGGCGAGGAGCCGATCGACCACGTGCAGAAGGCGATCCTGCGCGCCGGGGACGAGATGCATCCGCTGCTGCAGCGGATCATGCAGATCCACGTCGCCGAGGAGGCCCGCCACATCTCCTTCGCCCACGAGTACCTCAAGCGTCGGGTGCCCCGCCAGGGCCGGCTCCAGCGTGCCGCGCTATCGGTGGTGTTCCCGGTGGTGATGCGGGTGCTGTGTGACGTGATCATGGTGCCGGGCAAGGAGATGACCCGCGACGTCGGCGTCCCGAAGGACGTCCTCGACGAGGTGTTCTGGGACAGCCCCGACGGGCACCGGCTGCTCCGTGAGCTGTTCTCCGACGTGCGGATGCTCGCCGAGGAGCTCGACCTGATGAACCCGGTCTCGCGCCGGGTGTGGCGGCTGCTGCGGATCGACGGGCGTCCGGCGCGCTACCGCAGCGAGCCCGCTGCGGCCTGA